A window from Cerasicoccus sp. TK19100 encodes these proteins:
- a CDS encoding helix-turn-helix domain-containing protein has product MFKLSTFDWPKSYACTYEAYNYQFVPEPHVHAQDYHEFFWIESGRGCHLINSERRLMETGYFCLVRADDAHGFSAWEPDGKIRLINFAFPSVIWEKIRANFFAERACFFDLKPIEKREYQIAIDERERLRQMGNDLAAGRWNETNAAAYLHGVLAMLDNHDREMPPHPATPDWLTHAIRRIETWPNFVGGVPEFVRIADRSHEHVSRDCRRLLDTTPREIVNRARLKWASMQLETTQKEIVDIAHDCGFENLGHFYKLFKTQHQTTPRQYRIRHGIPKCF; this is encoded by the coding sequence ATGTTCAAACTCTCGACCTTTGACTGGCCCAAGTCGTACGCCTGCACATACGAGGCCTACAACTACCAGTTTGTCCCCGAGCCGCATGTGCACGCACAGGACTATCACGAATTCTTTTGGATCGAGAGCGGGCGCGGATGCCACCTGATAAACAGTGAGCGCCGGCTAATGGAAACGGGATACTTCTGCCTCGTCCGCGCCGACGATGCACATGGGTTTTCGGCATGGGAGCCAGATGGAAAAATACGGCTGATCAACTTCGCTTTCCCTTCCGTGATTTGGGAAAAGATTCGGGCTAATTTCTTTGCGGAAAGAGCCTGCTTTTTTGATCTAAAGCCAATCGAGAAACGCGAATACCAGATCGCCATCGACGAACGCGAACGCCTCCGCCAAATGGGCAATGACCTTGCCGCAGGTCGCTGGAACGAAACCAACGCCGCCGCCTACCTGCACGGCGTGCTCGCCATGCTGGACAACCACGACCGCGAAATGCCGCCCCACCCCGCGACGCCTGATTGGCTGACCCACGCCATCCGCCGCATCGAAACTTGGCCGAATTTCGTGGGAGGCGTGCCGGAGTTTGTCCGCATCGCCGACCGCAGCCACGAACACGTGAGCCGTGATTGCCGACGCCTGCTCGATACAACCCCGCGTGAGATCGTAAACCGCGCTCGCCTCAAGTGGGCTTCCATGCAGTTAGAAACGACGCAAAAGGAAATTGTCGACATCGCTCACGACTGCGGTTTCGAAAACCTGGGCCACTTCTACAAGCTCTTTAAAACACAACACCAGACCACCCCGCGCCAATACCGCATCCGCCACGGCATTCCAAAATGCTTCTAA
- a CDS encoding RrF2 family transcriptional regulator, giving the protein MFRYGKTAQNAVSAMSYLAEVYADGARLSSQDIANKRAISKPLVAKLLVVLSQAGLVNGAPGPRGGYALALDPSEISLLEIVSLFEKVEDRSLCPFGPDWCGNGAPCPLHDQLVALTDQMYQFLAGTKLDAFSPEGALLEGESCSSS; this is encoded by the coding sequence ATGTTTCGATACGGAAAGACGGCACAAAATGCGGTTTCCGCCATGAGTTATCTGGCGGAAGTCTATGCTGATGGCGCTCGCCTGAGCTCTCAGGATATTGCAAACAAGCGAGCAATTTCAAAGCCGCTCGTAGCCAAGCTGCTGGTGGTGCTATCCCAGGCAGGCTTGGTAAACGGCGCACCAGGCCCGCGCGGTGGCTATGCTCTGGCGCTTGATCCGTCGGAGATTTCACTGCTGGAAATTGTTTCGCTTTTTGAGAAAGTCGAAGACCGGAGCCTGTGCCCGTTTGGGCCGGATTGGTGCGGCAACGGAGCCCCCTGCCCACTGCATGATCAGCTCGTAGCGCTGACGGATCAGATGTATCAGTTTTTAGCCGGGACGAAGCTGGATGCATTTTCACCGGAAGGAGCCTTGCTGGAAGGCGAAAGCTGCAGTAGCAGCTGA
- a CDS encoding alpha-mannosidase gives MLPNHHLPQLIPNRVNAAINRLSKSIWYDRHPVDVEASEARPEQLTLAEGQQLTRAEVKPCSFWGRLFDQRWCLVKLPAAADENTWLEWKDQGEATLYIDGKAYFGFNVAHTRCRLPAGVSEVWVQSSCIQSAIWHPNANGMDAAGSYFESASVMKRNDEAWEAYHDLKCLFDLAMDQRNRENSQVPIGLNAAGQQAPVDKFSPVYRKLLRGMENAVNALDQHGVPALRESLGELYQAMRSDKTFAKCVLTGHAHLDLVWIWPERMGELKAINIFATADRLMDEYPEYRFAYSQPASYEAVARREPELYERVKGRIGSGKWQATGAMYVESDTLIACGEALSRSFTLGQSGFEAINGTPSKLTWLPDVFGYSACMPQIMRQTGVEYFFTTKMTWNAINRFPYSSFIWRGSDGSEILAHVTQESGYVTHMGINDVKAPMHANQQADIHDEYLLPTGYGDGGGGATDEMLERARRLGALPGMPDVEWDQPESFFERLNQVRDDLPVYQGECYLEYHRGTYTTHGNLKASFRNLERAMQVAEAVSALTGRSWDMETSWKRLVFAQFHDYIPGSSVWDVYFEGLPELDQHAAEQVAQAEHALATSGDRCYFNPHSVPVKKWVDGPNGATYISLPALAGVPLSAATEAQPKPVKANGQTVSNGLVKFHLNDNGWIDELTWEGVEVPLTGAIGQLMLYPDHAANFDAWDIDRHVLNIGELCDAKPSISLIDEGNHQVGFAVKRAIGKDSEATVKFMLEAGSPLVHVEVELDWREPETLLKLLFPTKYSAINARFGAPFGSVLRRQIPDGVLSEAQWETPFSRYLAVFDEGEREGLFVVTKDKYGATVREGAVGLSLVRSPRVTGYDSHSTAWPPHLTRLDIKSPFSDMGEHRIQLAIGRYDAELPRECQPASLADTLFTDPVAYVGQGIESPIELIEGGETLIPHWVKPTVNGGLVVRLHEVAGRRGKAKIQVRDGWQTSLTDLGDNTSVDCEGTVSFGPYQVVSLKLTR, from the coding sequence ATGCTTCCCAATCACCACCTTCCCCAACTGATCCCCAACCGGGTTAACGCCGCCATTAACCGCCTGTCGAAGTCGATCTGGTATGACCGTCATCCAGTCGATGTCGAAGCCTCGGAGGCACGGCCGGAGCAATTGACCTTAGCCGAGGGGCAACAGCTGACGCGCGCGGAGGTGAAACCTTGTTCGTTTTGGGGCCGGCTATTCGATCAACGCTGGTGCCTGGTGAAGCTGCCCGCCGCCGCCGATGAAAACACCTGGCTGGAGTGGAAAGACCAAGGCGAGGCGACGCTCTATATCGATGGCAAGGCATACTTTGGCTTTAACGTCGCGCATACACGTTGCCGCTTGCCCGCTGGCGTCAGTGAAGTCTGGGTCCAGTCGAGCTGTATTCAAAGCGCGATCTGGCACCCGAATGCGAATGGCATGGATGCGGCAGGGAGCTACTTCGAAAGCGCCTCGGTGATGAAACGAAACGATGAAGCTTGGGAGGCTTACCATGACCTGAAATGCCTTTTCGATTTAGCCATGGATCAGCGAAACCGCGAGAATTCGCAGGTTCCCATCGGCTTGAATGCCGCCGGTCAGCAAGCGCCGGTCGACAAGTTTTCGCCGGTCTACCGCAAGCTGCTCCGTGGTATGGAGAACGCCGTGAACGCGCTGGATCAGCATGGCGTTCCGGCATTGCGTGAAAGTCTGGGCGAGCTCTATCAAGCGATGCGCTCGGATAAGACGTTTGCCAAGTGTGTGCTGACGGGCCACGCGCATTTGGACTTGGTTTGGATTTGGCCGGAGCGCATGGGAGAGCTCAAGGCGATCAATATTTTTGCTACGGCGGACCGGCTCATGGACGAGTATCCGGAATACCGTTTTGCCTACAGTCAGCCGGCGAGCTACGAAGCGGTGGCCCGACGGGAACCGGAGCTTTATGAGCGCGTCAAGGGTCGTATCGGCTCTGGCAAGTGGCAGGCGACCGGTGCAATGTATGTGGAGTCGGATACATTGATTGCCTGCGGTGAGGCATTGTCCCGCAGCTTTACTCTCGGGCAAAGCGGTTTCGAGGCGATCAATGGCACGCCTTCAAAGCTCACTTGGCTGCCGGATGTCTTTGGCTACTCGGCTTGCATGCCGCAGATCATGCGTCAAACGGGCGTAGAATATTTTTTCACAACCAAGATGACTTGGAACGCGATTAACCGCTTTCCTTACAGTAGTTTTATTTGGCGTGGAAGCGACGGCTCAGAGATTCTGGCGCACGTGACGCAAGAGTCTGGCTACGTGACGCACATGGGCATTAATGACGTAAAAGCTCCCATGCACGCGAACCAACAAGCGGACATTCATGACGAATATTTGCTGCCTACCGGTTATGGCGACGGCGGTGGCGGAGCGACGGATGAAATGCTGGAGCGTGCCCGCCGACTGGGCGCACTACCCGGGATGCCGGATGTGGAATGGGATCAGCCGGAAAGCTTCTTCGAGCGACTCAACCAAGTGCGCGACGATCTGCCCGTCTATCAGGGCGAATGCTATTTGGAATATCACCGTGGGACATACACCACACATGGGAATTTGAAAGCGAGCTTCCGCAATCTGGAGCGAGCGATGCAGGTGGCCGAAGCCGTATCGGCGCTAACTGGAAGATCCTGGGACATGGAGACTTCCTGGAAGCGATTGGTCTTTGCGCAGTTCCATGATTATATCCCCGGCAGCTCGGTTTGGGATGTATATTTTGAAGGTCTGCCGGAGCTTGATCAGCATGCCGCAGAGCAGGTGGCTCAGGCAGAGCATGCGCTAGCGACCTCTGGAGATCGCTGCTATTTTAATCCCCATTCGGTGCCAGTTAAAAAGTGGGTGGATGGCCCAAATGGCGCGACGTATATCAGCTTGCCAGCATTGGCTGGTGTGCCGCTTTCCGCCGCTACTGAGGCGCAACCGAAGCCAGTTAAAGCCAACGGGCAAACGGTGTCCAACGGCTTGGTGAAGTTCCATCTGAATGACAATGGCTGGATTGATGAGCTGACTTGGGAAGGGGTAGAGGTACCTTTAACCGGGGCAATTGGGCAACTGATGCTTTACCCGGACCACGCAGCGAATTTTGATGCTTGGGACATCGACCGGCACGTGCTGAATATTGGTGAACTTTGCGATGCAAAGCCCAGCATCTCGCTGATTGATGAAGGCAATCATCAAGTAGGTTTCGCCGTGAAACGTGCGATTGGCAAGGACAGTGAGGCCACGGTTAAATTTATGCTGGAAGCGGGTAGCCCGCTCGTGCATGTCGAAGTGGAGCTGGACTGGCGTGAGCCGGAGACATTGCTCAAGCTACTTTTTCCGACAAAGTATTCGGCGATTAATGCGCGTTTCGGAGCGCCCTTTGGCAGCGTTTTGCGTAGGCAAATTCCGGATGGAGTGTTGTCCGAGGCGCAATGGGAGACGCCCTTTAGCCGTTATTTAGCAGTGTTCGATGAAGGCGAGCGCGAAGGCTTGTTCGTCGTGACGAAGGATAAATACGGCGCCACTGTCCGTGAAGGGGCGGTAGGGCTTAGCTTGGTGCGCAGTCCGCGGGTTACCGGTTATGATTCGCATTCGACGGCGTGGCCGCCGCATTTGACGCGGTTGGATATCAAGTCTCCCTTTAGCGATATGGGTGAGCATCGCATTCAATTGGCGATTGGGCGGTATGACGCAGAACTGCCACGTGAGTGCCAACCGGCGTCTTTAGCTGATACCTTGTTTACGGATCCAGTGGCTTATGTTGGCCAGGGAATCGAATCGCCCATTGAGTTGATCGAGGGTGGGGAAACGCTGATCCCGCACTGGGTAAAACCAACTGTGAACGGTGGCCTCGTGGTGCGCCTTCACGAAGTAGCCGGTCGTCGTGGAAAAGCAAAAATTCAGGTCAGGGACGGGTGGCAGACTTCGTTAACGGACCTTGGTGACAATACCTCCGTTGATTGCGAAGGCACCGTCTCCTTTGGTCCCTATCAGGTGGTCAGTCTGAAGCTGACGAGATAG
- a CDS encoding YecH family metal-binding protein encodes MMTHYTTDEIHGHAVLQMMDESGLTYSRESLLAAINEKFGEGARFGICSGGNMTASELIEALAAKGKFVGEPDAFKFDPSAMCNH; translated from the coding sequence ATGATGACACACTATACCACCGATGAGATTCACGGCCACGCAGTTCTCCAAATGATGGACGAGTCTGGGCTCACCTATTCACGCGAGAGTTTGCTTGCCGCGATCAATGAAAAATTCGGCGAAGGCGCACGTTTTGGCATTTGCTCCGGGGGCAACATGACTGCCAGTGAGCTGATCGAAGCATTGGCCGCCAAGGGTAAATTTGTCGGTGAGCCCGATGCCTTCAAGTTCGACCCCAGCGCCATGTGCAACCATTAA
- a CDS encoding NnrS family protein, whose product MQAQGSPSVSGIGRKAPGYWSLVAAGEPYRLLFAVGTVMGVFAVALWPAYVWQLIDFYPGLMHARIMIEGFLTCFVVGFLGTAFPRLLDVRRFSLEESLSWTTALLLASACHLAGNHLWGDYLFTLSILLLMGSLMARFPSRKDTPPPGFTLVLMGLACALVGGATQVAMHLVPESVSPFFANFSRLALYQGYLLLPVMGIGAFLIPRFFGMPNRQAFPESRKLPAGWIPRAIFALFCGLLVLGSFALEAGGQLRWGYALRAVGVLLYFYRELPIHTAKFKKGALALAMRISLISIPLGYVLMAIWPERQAAFIHVVFISGFSLLTFTVASRVILGHSGQSHLFRGKLKSVYALLGLVGLAMLTRVSADWLPDIRMSHLGYAALVWILGIVIWACSLFRLLGQEDNE is encoded by the coding sequence ATGCAAGCGCAAGGCAGTCCCTCAGTCAGTGGAATCGGGCGGAAAGCGCCGGGCTACTGGAGTTTAGTCGCAGCGGGCGAACCCTATCGGCTGCTGTTTGCAGTCGGCACCGTTATGGGTGTGTTCGCTGTTGCGCTATGGCCGGCATATGTCTGGCAGCTTATCGATTTCTATCCGGGGCTAATGCATGCTCGGATCATGATCGAGGGCTTCCTGACTTGCTTCGTGGTCGGTTTTCTGGGGACGGCTTTTCCCCGGCTTCTTGATGTGCGACGTTTCAGCCTGGAGGAAAGCCTTAGCTGGACGACTGCGCTTTTGCTTGCGAGCGCGTGTCATCTGGCAGGCAACCACTTGTGGGGCGACTACCTGTTTACGCTTTCGATACTGCTGCTCATGGGCAGTCTCATGGCGCGGTTCCCAAGTCGTAAGGATACGCCACCGCCTGGGTTCACACTGGTCTTAATGGGGCTCGCTTGCGCGCTGGTTGGCGGCGCAACGCAGGTAGCCATGCATCTGGTTCCGGAATCGGTCAGCCCGTTTTTCGCGAACTTCTCACGGCTTGCGCTTTACCAGGGCTACTTGTTGCTGCCGGTAATGGGCATTGGTGCGTTCCTCATACCGAGATTCTTCGGTATGCCTAATCGTCAGGCTTTCCCTGAGTCTCGCAAGCTGCCCGCTGGCTGGATTCCCCGTGCGATCTTTGCTTTATTTTGTGGGTTGCTGGTGCTGGGCAGTTTTGCTTTGGAGGCCGGTGGGCAACTCCGCTGGGGGTATGCACTGCGAGCCGTTGGCGTGTTGTTGTATTTCTACCGCGAGCTTCCGATTCACACCGCCAAGTTTAAAAAAGGCGCGTTGGCGCTCGCCATGCGGATATCGCTGATCTCTATACCGTTGGGCTACGTCCTGATGGCAATTTGGCCCGAGCGACAAGCGGCATTCATTCACGTGGTGTTCATCTCGGGTTTTAGCCTGTTGACATTCACCGTGGCGAGCCGGGTTATCCTTGGCCACAGTGGCCAGTCCCATTTGTTTCGCGGGAAGCTTAAGTCTGTCTATGCTTTATTGGGGCTCGTTGGGCTCGCGATGCTCACCCGGGTGAGCGCCGATTGGTTGCCCGACATTCGCATGAGCCACCTTGGCTACGCGGCGTTGGTTTGGATTCTGGGTATCGTAATCTGGGCCTGCTCGCTCTTCCGACTACTAGGCCAGGAGGACAACGAGTAG